In Listeria monocytogenes, the following proteins share a genomic window:
- the folE gene encoding GTP cyclohydrolase I FolE encodes MEQIDKQKIADAVKVILEAVGENPDREGLIDTPMRVARMYEEVFAGLKKDPSVHFDTIFEEQHEELVLVKDIRFSSMCEHHLVPFFGVAHVAYLPQNGRVAGLSKLARVVDDVSRRPQLQERITTTVAEIMMDKLKPLGVMVIMEAEHMCMTIRGVNKPGTKTITSAVRGAFKNDDKLRSEVLALIKHN; translated from the coding sequence ATGGAGCAAATAGACAAACAAAAGATTGCTGACGCGGTAAAAGTTATATTAGAAGCAGTAGGAGAAAATCCAGATCGTGAAGGGCTGATTGATACACCAATGCGAGTAGCTCGTATGTATGAAGAAGTTTTTGCTGGACTGAAAAAAGATCCTTCTGTTCATTTCGACACTATTTTTGAAGAACAACATGAAGAATTAGTACTTGTGAAAGACATTCGTTTTTCGTCTATGTGTGAACATCACCTTGTCCCTTTTTTCGGAGTAGCTCATGTAGCCTACTTACCACAAAATGGAAGAGTTGCCGGTCTTAGCAAACTTGCACGTGTCGTGGATGATGTGAGTCGTCGTCCGCAGCTACAAGAACGGATTACAACGACTGTCGCAGAAATTATGATGGATAAACTAAAACCGCTGGGTGTAATGGTCATCATGGAAGCAGAGCATATGTGCATGACTATCCGCGGTGTAAATAAACCTGGAACAAAAACAATTACAAGCGCTGTTCGTGGTGCTTTTAAAAATGATGATAAGCTTAGAAGTGAAGTTTTGGC
- a CDS encoding HU family DNA-binding protein has translation MANKTDLVNSVAELADLSKKDAAKAVEAVFETIQTSLSKGEKVQLIGFGNFEVRERAARKGRNPRTKEEIDIPASKVPAFKPGKALKEAVK, from the coding sequence ATGGCAAATAAAACTGATTTAGTAAATAGCGTAGCTGAACTAGCTGATCTTTCTAAAAAAGACGCAGCGAAAGCAGTAGAAGCTGTATTCGAAACTATTCAAACTTCTTTATCTAAAGGTGAAAAAGTTCAATTAATCGGATTTGGTAACTTTGAAGTACGTGAACGTGCTGCCCGTAAAGGCCGTAACCCTCGTACTAAAGAAGAAATCGACATCCCTGCAAGTAAAGTACCAGCTTTCAAACCTGGTAAAGCGCTTAAAGAAGCTGTTAAATAA
- a CDS encoding tyrosine-protein phosphatase, with amino-acid sequence MEVTRTDKAVTLTWKKEEVSEGTLVFVSSSPNLEASSAPVFKVTNEVDHFTYETKDIPVYFFLEGPKGDKTVISERILPLESVFNFRDMGGYASENGKHVKWGKLYRSSNLVNINANDAALLQKLHIKWICDLRSSSEVQAQPTPAIEGVLNKHIPIGTAKNEETKLPVTSDTTIYEPLMGESYRVFVQSVEGFREIFTEVLEDAKAGLPFVFHCTAGKDRTGVLGALLLTLLDVPEKTIFDDYAITNRYQDDILQEMGGIVALFSSGTEKIDLETFRPMAEARPEYLEIAFDEMKKQYGSVANYLEKGIGITAAEKAAFQKEMLE; translated from the coding sequence ATGGAAGTTACTCGTACAGATAAAGCCGTAACATTAACATGGAAAAAAGAAGAAGTCAGCGAAGGAACATTGGTTTTTGTAAGTAGTAGTCCTAACCTAGAAGCCAGTAGCGCGCCTGTTTTCAAAGTGACAAATGAAGTTGATCACTTTACGTATGAAACGAAGGATATTCCTGTTTATTTCTTTTTAGAGGGGCCAAAAGGAGATAAAACGGTTATTTCAGAACGCATTTTGCCGCTGGAGAGTGTTTTTAATTTTCGTGATATGGGTGGTTATGCCTCCGAAAATGGTAAACATGTGAAATGGGGAAAGTTATATCGTTCTTCTAATCTCGTGAATATAAATGCGAACGATGCAGCATTACTGCAAAAACTACATATTAAATGGATTTGTGATTTGCGCAGTAGTTCCGAAGTACAAGCACAACCTACGCCTGCAATTGAAGGTGTGCTAAATAAGCATATTCCTATTGGCACTGCCAAAAATGAAGAAACAAAGTTACCAGTAACAAGTGATACAACTATTTATGAACCGCTGATGGGAGAAAGTTATCGCGTTTTTGTGCAATCAGTGGAGGGCTTTAGAGAAATTTTTACAGAAGTATTAGAAGATGCCAAAGCAGGCTTGCCATTCGTTTTCCATTGCACTGCAGGAAAAGACCGTACAGGCGTCTTAGGGGCATTATTATTAACATTGTTAGATGTACCAGAAAAAACGATTTTCGACGATTACGCCATCACTAATCGCTATCAGGACGATATTCTACAAGAAATGGGTGGAATCGTGGCGCTCTTTTCCAGCGGAACAGAAAAAATAGACTTAGAAACATTCCGTCCTATGGCAGAAGCACGTCCTGAATATTTGGAAATTGCCTTTGACGAAATGAAAAAACAATATGGCTCCGTAGCTAACTATTTAGAAAAAGGAATCGGAATTACTGCGGCAGAAAAAGCAGCTTTCCAAAAAGAAATGTTAGAATAA
- a CDS encoding NAD(P)H-dependent glycerol-3-phosphate dehydrogenase, producing MTQKKVAILGAGSWGTGLALVLADNNHKPVIWGNLDKIVNEINESHTNSHYLPDIILPTEVKATLSLDEAIDGAEIVVIAIPTNAMRIVCKQLNEALKEPTILVHVSKGIEPETNLRMSEVIEEEIDAAKRKALVVLSGPSHAEEVALRHPTTLCASCKDLTAAEIVQDRFINNNLRIYTNDDVIGAEIGGALKNIIALGAGISDGLGYGDNAKAALMTRGMAEITRLGVAVGSNPQTFYGLTGIGDLIVTCTSVHSRNWRAGNMLGKGENLDEVLEKMGMVVEGVRTAKAVHGWAKKLDIDMPITESIYAILFENKDAREAVDLLMGRKKKIEKESF from the coding sequence ATGACACAGAAAAAAGTAGCTATTCTTGGCGCTGGAAGTTGGGGAACAGGTCTTGCACTTGTCCTAGCTGATAATAATCATAAACCAGTTATTTGGGGAAACTTAGATAAAATTGTGAATGAAATTAACGAATCGCACACGAATAGTCACTATTTGCCAGATATTATTTTACCAACTGAGGTAAAAGCGACATTGTCACTTGATGAAGCTATTGATGGTGCAGAAATTGTCGTAATTGCTATTCCAACAAATGCGATGCGTATCGTTTGTAAGCAGTTAAATGAAGCGCTAAAAGAACCAACCATTTTAGTGCATGTGAGTAAAGGTATTGAACCAGAAACAAACCTTCGAATGTCCGAAGTGATTGAAGAAGAAATTGATGCAGCTAAACGGAAGGCGCTTGTTGTTCTTTCTGGACCAAGCCACGCGGAAGAAGTTGCGCTTCGTCACCCAACAACACTTTGTGCAAGCTGTAAAGATTTAACAGCTGCTGAGATTGTTCAAGATCGTTTCATCAATAATAACTTGCGCATTTATACGAATGATGATGTGATTGGTGCAGAAATTGGTGGCGCGCTTAAAAACATTATCGCACTTGGCGCAGGAATCTCTGATGGCCTTGGCTACGGCGATAATGCCAAAGCGGCTTTAATGACTCGTGGAATGGCAGAAATCACTCGTCTCGGCGTTGCTGTTGGCTCTAATCCGCAAACTTTTTACGGGCTGACTGGTATTGGTGACTTAATCGTTACTTGTACTAGTGTACATTCACGTAATTGGCGTGCTGGTAATATGCTAGGTAAAGGCGAGAATTTAGATGAAGTATTAGAAAAAATGGGCATGGTCGTTGAAGGTGTTCGAACAGCTAAAGCAGTACATGGTTGGGCGAAAAAACTTGATATTGATATGCCGATTACCGAATCCATTTACGCGATTTTATTCGAAAATAAAGATGCTCGCGAAGCAGTGGATTTATTAATGGGTCGCAAAAAGAAAATCGAAAAAGAATCATTTTAA
- the der gene encoding ribosome biogenesis GTPase Der, producing MAKPVVAIVGRPNVGKSTIFNRIVGERVSIVEDVPGVTRDRIYNSAEWLGKEFNIIDTGGIDLSDEPFLEQIRAQAEIAIDEADVIIFITNGREGVTDADEQVAKILYRSNKPIVLAINKVDNPEMRDQIYDFYSLGFGEPYPISGSHGLGLGDMLDAVRAHFPKEEEEEYPDDTVKFSLIGRPNVGKSSILNALLGEDRVIVSDIAGTTRDAIDTTYTFDGQDYVMIDTAGMRKRGKVYESTEKYSVLRAMRAIERSDVVLVVINAEEGIREQDKRIAGYAHDAGRAIIIVVNKWDAINKDEKTINVWTEDIREQFQFLSYAPIVFVSAKTKQRLNNLFPLINQVSDNHSLRVQSSMLNDVISDAVAMNPSPMDKGKRLKIFYTTQVAVKPPTFVVFVNDPELMHFSYERFLENRIREAFPFEGTPIRVIARKRK from the coding sequence ATGGCAAAACCAGTTGTAGCGATTGTCGGACGTCCAAACGTTGGCAAATCGACTATTTTTAACAGAATCGTTGGTGAACGTGTTTCCATAGTGGAAGATGTTCCCGGTGTGACACGTGACCGCATATATAATTCAGCGGAATGGCTTGGAAAAGAATTTAACATTATTGATACAGGTGGTATTGATCTTTCCGACGAACCATTCTTAGAGCAAATTCGCGCACAAGCGGAAATCGCAATTGATGAAGCAGACGTAATTATTTTTATTACCAATGGTCGTGAAGGGGTTACCGATGCAGACGAACAAGTAGCAAAAATTCTTTACCGGTCTAATAAACCAATTGTTTTAGCGATTAATAAAGTAGATAACCCAGAAATGCGAGATCAAATTTATGATTTTTATTCTCTTGGGTTTGGTGAGCCGTATCCAATTTCTGGTTCACATGGACTAGGGCTTGGGGACATGCTTGATGCTGTTCGCGCTCATTTTCCAAAAGAAGAAGAGGAAGAATATCCAGATGACACAGTGAAATTCAGTTTAATCGGTCGACCAAATGTTGGTAAATCTTCTATTCTAAATGCACTGCTTGGAGAAGATCGTGTTATTGTTTCTGATATTGCGGGTACAACTCGTGATGCAATTGATACAACTTATACTTTCGATGGCCAAGATTATGTCATGATTGATACAGCCGGAATGAGAAAACGTGGGAAAGTGTATGAAAGCACAGAGAAATATAGTGTTTTACGTGCAATGAGAGCAATTGAACGCTCGGACGTTGTTCTTGTGGTTATCAACGCAGAAGAAGGGATTCGTGAGCAAGATAAACGAATTGCTGGATATGCGCATGATGCCGGACGTGCGATTATTATTGTAGTAAACAAATGGGATGCAATTAACAAAGATGAAAAAACAATTAACGTATGGACGGAAGATATTCGGGAGCAATTCCAATTCTTAAGCTATGCACCAATTGTCTTTGTATCAGCGAAAACAAAACAACGCTTAAATAATCTATTCCCACTTATTAACCAAGTAAGCGACAACCATTCACTCCGTGTGCAATCAAGTATGCTGAATGATGTTATTAGTGATGCCGTTGCAATGAACCCATCACCAATGGATAAAGGTAAACGACTGAAGATTTTCTATACAACGCAAGTGGCTGTAAAACCACCGACATTTGTTGTATTTGTTAATGATCCAGAACTCATGCATTTCTCGTATGAACGTTTCTTAGAAAACCGGATTAGAGAAGCATTTCCATTTGAAGGTACGCCAATTCGAGTAATTGCTCGTAAGCGTAAGTAA